In Zingiber officinale cultivar Zhangliang chromosome 6A, Zo_v1.1, whole genome shotgun sequence, a single genomic region encodes these proteins:
- the LOC121997303 gene encoding 40S ribosomal protein SA-like has protein sequence MAATKVLSQREQDIQMMLAADVHLGTKNCDFQMERYVYKRRTDGIFIINLGKTWEKLQLAARVIVAIENPQDIIVQSARPYGQTAVLKFAQYTGAHPIAGRHTPGTFTNQLQTSFSEPRLLILTDPRTDHQPIKESALGNIPTIAFCDTDSPMRYVDIGIPANNKGKLSIGCLYWLLARMVLQMRGTIAHGRKWEVMVDLFFYRDPEEAKEQEEVEAPVAPEFGAVAEYTGMVPTDQWPTQQWAPEIAAATAVPSVPGVEWTANQGAVVADGWDSAAAPAVEVPSAAPPAVWEPAQIAPSGWE, from the exons CGCAGAGGGAGCAGGACATCCAGATGATGCTCGCGGCCGACGTCCACCTCGGAACCAAAAATTGCGACTTCCAGATGGAGCGATACGTTTACAAGAGAAGAACTGATG GTATTTTCATTATCAATCTCGGTAAAACTTGGGAAAAGCTTCAACTTGCTGCTAGAGTGATTGTGGCAATTGAGAACCCACAAGATATCATTGTTCAGTCCGCCAGGCCCTACGGTCAGACAGCTGTACTGAAATTTGCCCAATATACTGGAGCTCATCCTATTGCGGGGAGACACACTCCGGGAACATTTACAAATCAACTTCAGACATCTTTTAGTGAACCCCGCCTTCTCATTCTTACTGATCCGAGGACAGATCACCAG CCAATCAAGGAATCTGCACTGGGCAACATCCCTACTATTGCTTTTTGTGATACAGATTCACCAATGAGATATGTTGACATTGGTATTCCTGCTAATAACAAAGGGAAACTAAGCATTGGCTGCCTCTACTGGTTGCTGGCAAGAATGGTTCTACAAATGCGTGGGACTATTGCCCATGGGAGGAAGTGGGAAGTAATG GTAGATCTATTTTTCTACAGGGACCCTGAGGAGGCCAAGGAGCAGGAAGAAGTTGAAGCTCCTGTGGCACCTGAATTTGGTGCAGTAGCTGAGTACACTGGAATGGTACCTACTGATCAATGGCCTACCCAGCAATGGGCACCTGAGATTGCAGCTGCCACTGCTGTTCCGTCGGTACCTGGGGTTGAGTGGACAGCAAATCAAG GTGCTGTGGTCGCTGATGGGTGGGATTCAGCGGCAGCCCCTGCAGTTGAAGTTCCATCAGCAGCGCCCCCTGCAGTTTGGGAGCCTGCTCAAATTGCACCCTCAGGATGGGAGTGA